From Toxorhynchites rutilus septentrionalis strain SRP chromosome 2, ASM2978413v1, whole genome shotgun sequence, a single genomic window includes:
- the LOC129768317 gene encoding macoilin: MKRRNADCGKIRRPIKRNKIAEQIGSNTLLYVKFLLLWAFVITADFLLEFRFEFLWPFWLLLRSVYDSFKYKGLAFSVLFVCIAITSDLVCLFFIPVQWLFFAASTYVWVQYVWHTDKGICLPTIILWILFVYLEAAVRWKDSRNIPHLDLCRPFAAHCIGYPVVTLGFGFKSYVGYRIRQRKQREVAKDNDFYMQLLQEALPKDESAANHVGVSDSNTAPDQQDHQLSPAQQKELSVTATVQSNSGSNCSNNTSSSSSGAGGGGGTHSIHHHHNNNSNKNAQNHNKSQSNVTPSSHVNGHAVGGSNVTTPSNNGGNSGSSTMNGGVNHTKHLHRKSLDKEGSSSICGKANNYSYHQNNNSNSTKESSRSNDSSHTNGAVMSPKEKKDCDSTGQKTHFDSPVSAGSQTSSSNNKSTQVNENNNSHESGGGRNKNQQQNGHVVNYDMELQQQQQQQQQNNHIENDTPPEPKTSRSGRKNRVKQKENTNHLAAVRMAATLALASSITTLTTTAATSSTVTTTTSTLTSKDNHLPHSNEQQTPAGNGSVSNNTQSGGVNSSSSSSSNGNSTSTTTNSCVSTTTTATVASQSVPVSKVCESCSRLEADGKKLRSEISSLKQSENETRQRYESSNNNMKSCLQAKQKECDELQNRYQDLSSQRQQERQNLQTVERRLGEERRHRQSLESQLQNERKHRKQAEEKAARAECGEQCKLKRQQMDMEIQKLRRDLINSEDAKHNAEKQNRNIEQEMRKFEVQLRNRESQQGTEVLMSALAAMQDKNATLEKNLSAETRVKLDLFSALGDARRQLEITTGSLRSKEKEILDLKAKIVQLLAVMPAMPNESLCMTGPGPSPNGGGSMMRLTDAPQLLPQSALNGIAGQPSPMSHIVMNNPPLISQLANLGVLTSTITTSAAAAMSGPSINVVSGGGMMPSSVQQTVPGAVVATSAADVVGSNGQIVQMQNSNNCPSNLDPNASVYTPKNCSSMVGGTEA, encoded by the exons CAACACACTGCTATACGTGAAATTCTTGCTGCTATGGGCGTTCGTAATCACCGCTGACTTTCTACTCGAGTTCCGTTTCGAGTTTCTGTGGCCATTCTGGCTGCTCCTGCGTTCAGTTTATGACTCGTTCAAATACAAAGGGCTG GCTTTCTCGGTCCTGTTCGTCTGCATAGCCATCACATCCGATTTAGTGTGTTTGTTTTTCATCCCAGTGCAGTGGCTGTTTTTTGCGGCCAGCACCTACGTCTGGGTGCAGTATGTTTGGCACACAG ATAAAGGAATCTGTCTGCCGACCATCATCCTGTGGATATTGTTTGTCTACCTTGAGGCGGCCGTCCGATGGAAGGATAGTCGAAACATACCACATCTAGATCTCTGCCGGCCGTTCGCGGCCCACTG CATTGGGTACCCCGTGGTGACGCTCGGGTTCGGCTTCAAAAGTTACGTTGGCTATCGAATAAGGCAACGCAAGCAGCGTGAGGTGGCCAAGGACAATGACTTCTATATGCAGCTGCTGCAGGAAGCTCTGCCCAAGGATGAATCCGCCGCGAATCATGTTGGAGTGAGTGACTCGAACACAGCACCCGATCAGCAAGATCACCAACTGTCGCCGGCTCAGCAGAAGGAGCTATCCGTGACGGCGACTGTTCAAAGCAACAGTGGTAGCAATTGTAGCAAcaacaccagcagcagcagtagtggAGCAGGTGGAGGTGGAGGCACTCATAGCATACATCACCACCACAACAACAATAGTAATAAGAATGCTCAAAACCATAACAAATCACAGAGCAATGTAACGCCCTCGAGTCATGTTAATGGCCACGCTGTTGGGGGGTCAAATGTGACGACGCCCAGCAATAATGGGGGAAACAGCGGAAGTAGCACGATGAACGGTGGTGTCAACCACACAAAGCATCTGCATCGGAAGAGCCTGGATAAGGAGGGCTCCAGTTCAATTTGCGGGAAGGCCAACAATTATTCATATCATCAGAATAATAACAGTAATAGCACAAAGGAAAGCTCGCGATCGAATGATAGTTCTCATACGAACGGTGCTGTCATGTCTCCGAAGGAGAAAAAAGACTGTGACTCAACGGGTCAAAAGACCCATTTTGATAGTCCCGTTTCAGCTGGCTCGCAAACAAGCAGTAGCAATAACAAATCTACGCAAGTGAACGAAAACAACAACAGCCACGAGAGCGGGGGAGGTCGTAATAAAAACCAGCAGCAGAACGGCCACGTTGTCAACTACGATATGGAActtcagcagcaacagcaacagcagcagcagaataaCCACATCGAAAATGACACTCCACCCGAACCGAAAACTAGTCGATCCGGACGGAAGAATCGCGTTAAACAGAAGGAAAACACTAACCATCTGGCGGCGGTCCGGATGGCAGCCACCCTCGCGTTAGCTTCCTCCATAACTACTTTAACAACTACGGCTGCGACGTCGTCGACGGTGACTACGACAACTTCGACACTAACTTCCAAAGACAATCACTTGCCACATAGTAATGAGCAGCAGACTCCGGCCGGAAACGGTTCTGTTTCGAACAATACTCAAAGCGGTGGCGtcaatagcagcagcagcagcagcagcaacggtAACAGCACTTCAACGACGACCAACTCGTGTGTCTCAACCACGACGACTGCAACGGTTGCCTCTCAGTCGGTGCCGGTGAGCAAAGTGTGCGAATCTTGTAGCCGACTCGAGGCGGACGGAAAGAAGCTACGCTCCGAAATTAGCAGCCTGAAGCAGAGCGAAAACGAGACGCGCCAACGGTACGAATCTAGCAACAATAACATGAAGTCGTGTTTGCAGGCAAAACAGAAAGAGTGCGATGAGCTGCAGAATCG ATACCAAGATTTGTCCAGCCAGCGCCAGCAGGAACGCCAGAATCTCCAGACGGTAGAGCGACGACTTGGCGAAGAACGACGCCACCGGCAGTCGTTGGAATCTCAGCTGCAGAATGAGCGCAAACATCGGAAGCAGGCGGAAGAGAAAGCGGCTCGTGCCGAGTGCGGCGAGCAGTGCAAGCTCAAGCGCCAGCAGATGGACATGGAGATTCAGAAGCTAAGGCGAGATCTGATCAACTCGGAGGACGCGAAGCACAATGCCGAGAAGCAAAATCGCAACATCGAGCAGGAG ATGCGTAAATTTGAGGTGCAGTTAAGAAACCGCGAGTCTCAGCAAGGTACCGAGGTGCTGATGTCTGCGTTGGCTGCAATGCAAGACAAGAACGCTACTTTGGAGAAAAATTTGTCCGCTGAAACCAGAGTCAAGCTGGACTTATTCTCGGCTCTCGGCGACGCAAGACGGCAACTGGAAATCACTACCG GTTCACTCCGTTCCAAGGAAAAGGAGATTTTAGACTTGAAGGCAAAGATCGTCCAACTGCTGGCAGTGATGCCGGCGATGCCAAACGAATCGCTCTGCATGACCGGTCCCGGTCCGTCCCCGAACGGGGGTGGATCGATGATGCGATTAACGGATGCTCCGCAGCTATTGCCACAATCCGCACTGAATGGCATCGCCGGTCAACCCAGTCCGATGTCGCACATCGTGATGAACAATCCGCCATTGATCAGTCAATTAGCCAATCTGGGCGTGCTGACATCCACGATCACGACATCAGCAGCTGCCGCCATGTCCGGGCCATCGATAAACGTTGTTTCCGGGGGCGGAATGATGCCATCTTCGGTTCAGCAAACGGTCCCGGGAGCTGTGGTGGCAACGTCTGCTGCGGATGTTGTCGGTTCCAACGGCCAAATAGTacaaatgcaaaattcaaaCAACTGTCCCTCCAATCTGGATCCAAATGCGTCGGTTTATACGCCCAAGAACTGCTCGTCTATGGTCGGTGGCACCGAGGCCTGA